The following proteins come from a genomic window of Malus sylvestris chromosome 4, drMalSylv7.2, whole genome shotgun sequence:
- the LOC126619072 gene encoding uncharacterized protein LOC126619072, with amino-acid sequence MTATAEHDLLHPSTPLCLHLLSAFLAMEPTDSLIALARECGGGRVTERVQRFIWDHCMGKNAGKLHAPYLKKFLKKLIAEVELNRGDVLDELYEHYAHFMISLKDSDLERDNARVFKSISFLFPDGCLELTSCPESRKLMVPLQCSLNMLEGDTGCSVWPSSLYLSECILSFPDLFTNKSCFEVGSGVGLVGICLAHVKASKVIPSDGDLSTLANMMVNLELNHISVETNMSETTEDPYMVKTVKCLHLPWESVSESELQNLKPDIILGADVIYDPICLPHLVRILALLLNQMKLESKGADGSVNGYRQGNGNGDKFDAFLAKRTDNSATNAGSKKGSMAFISTVIRTIDTFDKFCALLDSANLIIKDVTETLRPSNLLPYMQSYDRTAVRLFAISCK; translated from the exons ATGACGGCCACGGCGGAGCACGACCTCCTCCATCCTTCAACCCCTCTGTGTCTCCACTTGCTCTCAGCTTTCCTCGCCATGGAGCCCACCGACTCCCTCATCGCCTTGGCCCG GGAATGCGGCGGAGGGAGGGTTACTGAGAGAGTGCAGAGGTTCATTTGGGATCATTGCAtgggtaaaaat GCTGGGAAATTACACGCACCGTACCTGAAGAAATTTCTGAAGAAGCTTATTGCCGAAGTTGAGTTGAACCGCGGAGATGTGTTGGATGAGCTATACGAGCATTACGCCCATTTCATGATTTCTTTGAAG GACAGTGATCTTGAAAGAGACAATGCAAGGGTCTTCAAATCCATTTCGTTTCTGTTTCCCGATG GTTGTTTGGAACTTACAAGTTGTCCTGAGTCGCGGAAGCTGATGGTTCCCCTGCAATGTTCACTCAACATGCTTGAAGGAGATACCGG GTGTTCAGTTTGGCCGTCAAGTCTTTATTTATCAGAGTGTATACTTTCGTTTCCCGACTTATTTACTAATAAGTCGTGCTTTGAG GTTGGCTCGGGTGTTGGTTTGGTTGGTATCTGTCTTGCCCATGTCAAGGCATCGAAG GTGATCCCAAGTGATGGTGACCTGTCAACTTTAGCAAACATGATGGTCAATCTGGAATTGAACCACATTAGCGTTGAAACTAATATGTCAGAAACTACCGAGGATCCGTATATG GTAAAAACCGTAAAATGCCTTCATCTACCTTGGGAGTCTGTCTCAGAGAGTGAGCTTCAGAACCTCAAGCCAGACATAAT TTTGGGTGCAGACGTAATTTATGATCCCATATGCCTCCCTCATCTTGTTCGAATACTTGCTTTACTTCTAAACCAGATGAAATTGGAAAGTAAAGGTGCTGATGGTAGCGTCAATGGATATCGTCAAGGGAATGGCAATGGCGATAAATTTGATGCTTTCCTAGCCAAAAGAACAGATAACAGTGCCACAAATGCTGGATCAAAGAAAGGTTCGATGGCTTTTATCTCTACTGTCATCCGCACTATTGACACATTCGATAAATTTTGTGCTTTGTTGGACTCGGCTAACCTTATCATCAAAGACGTAACTGAAACACTTCGGCCTTCGAATTTGCTTCCGTACATGCAGTCATATGATCGAACCGCTGTTCGGCTGTTTGCCATCTCATGTAAATAG
- the LOC126619073 gene encoding GDSL esterase/lipase At1g54790-like isoform X3, with product MAAKNYIILRMFALLATALPAASSIKFSYPAVFNFGDSNSDTGELGAGLGFNLPLPYGQTYFNPPSSSGRASDGRLIVDFLISNPRVSMAAKACVIQILTLISISLPLSKSIHFNHPAVFNFGDSNSDTGNLVSAGIEIILPPYGQSYFKTPSGRYSDGRLIVDFLLNAMQLPFLNAYLDSVGLPIFKKGCNFAAAGSTILPATATSISPFSFGVQVSQFLRFKAKVLELLARGRSFPKYLPAEVFFAKGLYMFDIGQNDLAGAFYSKSLDQILASIPMILTEFETGIKRLYDQGGRNFWIHNTGPLGCLTQNVAKFGTDPSKLDEQGCVSDHNQAAKLFNLQLHALTKKLQGQYSDASVIYVDIFSIKSELISNYSKNGFEQPIMACCGYGGPPLNYDSQITCGQTKTLNGTTVTAKGCTDSSDYISWDGIHYTEAANQFVSSKILTGKYSDPPFADKMPFLLKLKF from the exons ATGGCTGCCAAGAACTACATTATTCTCAGAATGTTCGCCTTGCTGGCAACTGCTTTACCGGCTGCCAGTTCGATAAAGTTCAGCTATCCGGCGGTTTTCAACTTCGGGGATTCAAACTCCGACACCGGGGAGCTTGGTGCTGGGCTTGGTTTCAACCTTCCGCTGCCTTATGGACAGACCTACTTCAATCCTCCGTCATCATCGGGGAGGGCTTCCGATGGCCGTCTGATCGTAGATTTTCTGA TTTCGAACCCAAGAG TTTCCATGGCTGCCAAAGCCTGCGTCATTCAAATTCTCACATTGATTTCCATCTCCTTACCTCTTTCCAAATCCATCCACTTCAACCACCCTGCCGTTTTCAACTTTGGCGATTCGAATTCCGACACTGGCAATCTTGTTTCCGCCGGCATTGAGATCATTCTTCCTCCTTATGGACAATCTTATTTCAAAACCCCATCTGGGAGATACTCCGATGGCCGCCTCATCGTTGATTTTCTTT TGAATGCAATGCAGCTTCCATTTCTCAATGCCTATCTGGATTCCGTTGGCCTGCCAATATTCAAAAAGGGTTGCAACTTTGCCGCGGCAGGGTCAACTATACTTCCAGCAACTGCAACATCCATCAGCCCGTTTTCTTTCGGGGTCCAGGTCTCCCAGTTTTTGAGATTCAAAGCCAAGGTTCTTGAATTGCTAGCTAGAGGTAGGAGCTTTCCCAAGTATCTGCCCGCGGAAGTTTTTTTCGCGAAGGGGCTCTACATGTTCGATATAGGCCAGAATGATCTCGCTGGTGCATTTTATTCGAAATCATTGGATCAGATTCTCGCTTCCATTCCAATGATTTTGACAGAATTCGAAACAGGAATAAAG agattatatgaccaaGGAGGTAGGAACTTTTGGATACACAACACGGGTCCTCTCGGGTGCTTGACGCAGAATGTTGCCAAGTTTGGAACTGATCCATCGAAGCTTGACGAACAAGGATGCGTCAGCGACCACAACCAAGCTGCTAAACTCTTTAACCTGCAGCTTCATGCCCTCACCAAAAAGTTGCAAGGCCAGTACTCGGATGCAAGTGTCATTTATGTTGATATCTTTTCGATCAAATCTGAGCTCATATCAAATTATTCGAAAAATG GATTTGAACAACCTATTATGGCTTGCTGCGGGTATGGAGGTCCACCGTTGAACTATGACAGTCAGATAACCTGTGGACAAACGAAGACCTTGAACGGAACAACTGTCACAGCAAAAGGATGCACCGATAGTTCTGATTACATTAGTTGGGATGGAATTCATTACACCGAAGCTGCGAACCAGTTTGTTTCGTCAAAGATACTCACTGGAAAGTATTCTGATCCGCCCTTCGCGGACAAAATGCCTTTCCTTTTGAAGCTCAAGTTCTGA
- the LOC126619073 gene encoding GDSL esterase/lipase At1g54790-like isoform X1 — protein MAAKNYIILRMFALLATALPAASSIKFSYPAVFNFGDSNSDTGELGAGLGFNLPLPYGQTYFNPPSSSGRASDGRLIVDFLMNAMQLPFLNAYLDSVGLPIFKKGCNFAAAGSTILPATATSISPFSFGVQVSQFLRFKAKVLELLARGRSFPKYLPAEVFFAKGLYMFDIGQNDLAGAFYSKSLDQILASIPMILTEFETGIKRLYDQGGRNFWIHNTGPLGCLTQNVAKFGTDPSKLDEQGCVSDHNQAAKLFNLQLHALTKKLQGQYSDASVIYVDIFSIKSELISNYSKNGFEQPIMACCGYGGPPLNYDSQITCGQTKTLNGTTVTAKGCTDSSDYISWDGIHYTEAANQFVSSKILTGKYSDPPFADKMPFLLKLKF, from the exons ATGGCTGCCAAGAACTACATTATTCTCAGAATGTTCGCCTTGCTGGCAACTGCTTTACCGGCTGCCAGTTCGATAAAGTTCAGCTATCCGGCGGTTTTCAACTTCGGGGATTCAAACTCCGACACCGGGGAGCTTGGTGCTGGGCTTGGTTTCAACCTTCCGCTGCCTTATGGACAGACCTACTTCAATCCTCCGTCATCATCGGGGAGGGCTTCCGATGGCCGTCTGATCGTAGATTTTCTGA TGAATGCAATGCAGCTTCCATTTCTCAATGCCTATCTGGATTCCGTTGGCCTGCCAATATTCAAAAAGGGTTGCAACTTTGCCGCGGCAGGGTCAACTATACTTCCAGCAACTGCAACATCCATCAGCCCGTTTTCTTTCGGGGTCCAGGTCTCCCAGTTTTTGAGATTCAAAGCCAAGGTTCTTGAATTGCTAGCTAGAGGTAGGAGCTTTCCCAAGTATCTGCCCGCGGAAGTTTTTTTCGCGAAGGGGCTCTACATGTTCGATATAGGCCAGAATGATCTCGCTGGTGCATTTTATTCGAAATCATTGGATCAGATTCTCGCTTCCATTCCAATGATTTTGACAGAATTCGAAACAGGAATAAAG agattatatgaccaaGGAGGTAGGAACTTTTGGATACACAACACGGGTCCTCTCGGGTGCTTGACGCAGAATGTTGCCAAGTTTGGAACTGATCCATCGAAGCTTGACGAACAAGGATGCGTCAGCGACCACAACCAAGCTGCTAAACTCTTTAACCTGCAGCTTCATGCCCTCACCAAAAAGTTGCAAGGCCAGTACTCGGATGCAAGTGTCATTTATGTTGATATCTTTTCGATCAAATCTGAGCTCATATCAAATTATTCGAAAAATG GATTTGAACAACCTATTATGGCTTGCTGCGGGTATGGAGGTCCACCGTTGAACTATGACAGTCAGATAACCTGTGGACAAACGAAGACCTTGAACGGAACAACTGTCACAGCAAAAGGATGCACCGATAGTTCTGATTACATTAGTTGGGATGGAATTCATTACACCGAAGCTGCGAACCAGTTTGTTTCGTCAAAGATACTCACTGGAAAGTATTCTGATCCGCCCTTCGCGGACAAAATGCCTTTCCTTTTGAAGCTCAAGTTCTGA
- the LOC126619073 gene encoding GDSL esterase/lipase At1g54790-like isoform X2, with the protein MAAKACVIQILTLISISLPLSKSIHFNHPAVFNFGDSNSDTGNLVSAGIEIILPPYGQSYFKTPSGRYSDGRLIVDFLLNAMQLPFLNAYLDSVGLPIFKKGCNFAAAGSTILPATATSISPFSFGVQVSQFLRFKAKVLELLARGRSFPKYLPAEVFFAKGLYMFDIGQNDLAGAFYSKSLDQILASIPMILTEFETGIKRLYDQGGRNFWIHNTGPLGCLTQNVAKFGTDPSKLDEQGCVSDHNQAAKLFNLQLHALTKKLQGQYSDASVIYVDIFSIKSELISNYSKNGFEQPIMACCGYGGPPLNYDSQITCGQTKTLNGTTVTAKGCTDSSDYISWDGIHYTEAANQFVSSKILTGKYSDPPFADKMPFLLKLKF; encoded by the exons ATGGCTGCCAAAGCCTGCGTCATTCAAATTCTCACATTGATTTCCATCTCCTTACCTCTTTCCAAATCCATCCACTTCAACCACCCTGCCGTTTTCAACTTTGGCGATTCGAATTCCGACACTGGCAATCTTGTTTCCGCCGGCATTGAGATCATTCTTCCTCCTTATGGACAATCTTATTTCAAAACCCCATCTGGGAGATACTCCGATGGCCGCCTCATCGTTGATTTTCTTT TGAATGCAATGCAGCTTCCATTTCTCAATGCCTATCTGGATTCCGTTGGCCTGCCAATATTCAAAAAGGGTTGCAACTTTGCCGCGGCAGGGTCAACTATACTTCCAGCAACTGCAACATCCATCAGCCCGTTTTCTTTCGGGGTCCAGGTCTCCCAGTTTTTGAGATTCAAAGCCAAGGTTCTTGAATTGCTAGCTAGAGGTAGGAGCTTTCCCAAGTATCTGCCCGCGGAAGTTTTTTTCGCGAAGGGGCTCTACATGTTCGATATAGGCCAGAATGATCTCGCTGGTGCATTTTATTCGAAATCATTGGATCAGATTCTCGCTTCCATTCCAATGATTTTGACAGAATTCGAAACAGGAATAAAG agattatatgaccaaGGAGGTAGGAACTTTTGGATACACAACACGGGTCCTCTCGGGTGCTTGACGCAGAATGTTGCCAAGTTTGGAACTGATCCATCGAAGCTTGACGAACAAGGATGCGTCAGCGACCACAACCAAGCTGCTAAACTCTTTAACCTGCAGCTTCATGCCCTCACCAAAAAGTTGCAAGGCCAGTACTCGGATGCAAGTGTCATTTATGTTGATATCTTTTCGATCAAATCTGAGCTCATATCAAATTATTCGAAAAATG GATTTGAACAACCTATTATGGCTTGCTGCGGGTATGGAGGTCCACCGTTGAACTATGACAGTCAGATAACCTGTGGACAAACGAAGACCTTGAACGGAACAACTGTCACAGCAAAAGGATGCACCGATAGTTCTGATTACATTAGTTGGGATGGAATTCATTACACCGAAGCTGCGAACCAGTTTGTTTCGTCAAAGATACTCACTGGAAAGTATTCTGATCCGCCCTTCGCGGACAAAATGCCTTTCCTTTTGAAGCTCAAGTTCTGA
- the LOC126619076 gene encoding UPF0603 protein At1g54780, chloroplastic-like has protein sequence METILSSPSLSPFFNPKPSSFKTLLPPSLQPNPKPLLITSSLKNHSVQSPKTSLPTPTNWVSYAQQGLAALALSLALNFCPVLPDGNALASEFDVLNEGPPKESYVFDDAGVLSRVTKADIKNLMQELEYKKNFRINFVTVRKLTSKADAFEYADQVLEKWYPSVEEGNNKGIVVLVTSQKEGAVTGGPAFVQAVGENILDATVSENLPVLATEEKYNEAIFSSAKRLVAAINGLPDTGGPKVNENKRESNFKTKEETEEKRGQFTLVVGGLLVIAFVVPMAQYYAYVSRK, from the exons atggaaaccattctttcttctccctCACTCTCTCCTTTCTTCAACCCAAAACCTTCTTCTTTCAAGACCCTTTTGCCCCCCTCCCTCCAACCCAATCCCAAGCCTCTCCTCATCACTTCAAGCCTCAAAAATCACTCAGTTCAATCACCAAAAACATCTCTCCCAACACCCACAAATTGGGTTTCTTATGCTCAGCAAGGACTAGCTGCTCTTGCACTTTCTTTGGCACTGAACTTCTGCCCAGTTTTGCCTGATGGCAATGCACTAGCATCTGAGTTTGATGTGCTCAATGAAGGACCCCCAAAAGAGTCCTATGTTTTTGATGATGCCGGCGTGCTTAGCCGCGTGACCAAAGCGGACATAAAGAATTTGATGCAGGAATTGGAGTACAAGAAGAACTTCCGGATCAATTTCGTCACTGTTAGAAAGCTCACT AGCAAAGCTGATGCATTTGAGTATGCTGACCAAGTTTTGGAAAAATGGTACCCTTCTGTTGAAGAAGGCAACAACAAGGGCATTGTTGTGCTCGTCACCAGCCAAAAAGAAGGTGCGGTCACAGGTGGTCCTGCGTTTGTTCAAGCTGTTGGAGAAAATATCCTTGATGCAACTGTGTCCGAAAACCTTCCTG TCTTGGCAACagaagaaaagtacaatgaagCCATTTTCAGCAGTGCCAAACGGCTAGTTGCTGCGATTAACGGACTTCCAGATACTGGCGGACCCAAAGTTAACGAAAACAAACGGGAATCCAACTTCAAAACCAAGGAGGAGACAGAAGAGAAACGTGGGCAGTTCACTCTTGTAGTTGGAGGATTGCTGGTGATTGCCTTTGTTGTTCCTATGGCACAATACTATGCTTATGTCTCAAGGAAATAA
- the LOC126619080 gene encoding uncharacterized protein LOC126619080 isoform X2 produces MAILLLSLSPHPPNPPQNPNPTTPKPTISLPTSTPASSKRNLILKTTSLFLISLTPQQYPVAHSSPQAPPPPPRPALSGISNTKNWFQFFGDGFAIRVPPQFQDVQEPEDYNSGLSLYGDKAKDITDLGSLKEAAKIFIPVGSTVYSARAIRIKEEEGFRTYYFYEFGVQEQHAALVAAVNGGKTYIAGATAPQSKWNDDGVKLRSAAISMTVL; encoded by the exons ATGGCCATTcttcttctctccctctctccccacCCACCAAATCCTCCCCAAAACCCTAATCCCACTACCCCAAAACCCACAATCTCTCTCCCCACCAGCACTCCCGCCTCCTCCAAAAGAAACTTGATCCTCAAGACAACCTCCCTCTTCCTCATTTCTCTGACCCCTCAGCAATACCCAGTTGCCCATTCTTCACCACAAGCTCCACCGCCGCCTCCAAGACCCGCCCTTTCCGGCATCTCCAACACGAAAAACTGGTTCCAGTTCTTCGGCGATGGGTTCGCCATTAGGGTCCCTCCCCAGTTTCAGGACGTTCAGGAGCCTGAG GATTACAACTCGGGATTGTCCCTTTATGGAGATAAG GCCAAAGACATAACAGATTTAGGTTCCTTGAAGGAGGCAGCAAAAATCTTCATTCCAG TTGGATCAACTGTATACTCTGCCCGAGCTATAAGgataaaggaagaagaaggttttag GACTTATTATTTCTACGAGTTTGGTGTGCAAGAACAGCATGCAGCGCTTGTAGCTGCTGTTAACGGCGGAAAG ACATACATCGCTGGAGCAACTGCCCCGCAGTCTAAGTGGAACGATGATGGCGTGAAGCTTCGCTCAGCTGCTATCTCCATGACTGTTCTATAG
- the LOC126619080 gene encoding uncharacterized protein LOC126619080 isoform X1 → MAILLLSLSPHPPNPPQNPNPTTPKPTISLPTSTPASSKRNLILKTTSLFLISLTPQQYPVAHSSPQAPPPPPRPALSGISNTKNWFQFFGDGFAIRVPPQFQDVQEPEDYNSGLSLYGDKVKPKTFAARFASADGYEVVSVVIRPSNSLKITFLEAKDITDLGSLKEAAKIFIPVGSTVYSARAIRIKEEEGFRTYYFYEFGVQEQHAALVAAVNGGKTYIAGATAPQSKWNDDGVKLRSAAISMTVL, encoded by the exons ATGGCCATTcttcttctctccctctctccccacCCACCAAATCCTCCCCAAAACCCTAATCCCACTACCCCAAAACCCACAATCTCTCTCCCCACCAGCACTCCCGCCTCCTCCAAAAGAAACTTGATCCTCAAGACAACCTCCCTCTTCCTCATTTCTCTGACCCCTCAGCAATACCCAGTTGCCCATTCTTCACCACAAGCTCCACCGCCGCCTCCAAGACCCGCCCTTTCCGGCATCTCCAACACGAAAAACTGGTTCCAGTTCTTCGGCGATGGGTTCGCCATTAGGGTCCCTCCCCAGTTTCAGGACGTTCAGGAGCCTGAG GATTACAACTCGGGATTGTCCCTTTATGGAGATAAGGTAAAGCCCAAGACCTTTGCTGCGCGTTTTGCATCTGCTGATGG ATATGAGGTTGTGAGTGTTGTTATTCGCCCATCCAATTCACTCAAGATCACCTTTTTAGAG GCCAAAGACATAACAGATTTAGGTTCCTTGAAGGAGGCAGCAAAAATCTTCATTCCAG TTGGATCAACTGTATACTCTGCCCGAGCTATAAGgataaaggaagaagaaggttttag GACTTATTATTTCTACGAGTTTGGTGTGCAAGAACAGCATGCAGCGCTTGTAGCTGCTGTTAACGGCGGAAAG ACATACATCGCTGGAGCAACTGCCCCGCAGTCTAAGTGGAACGATGATGGCGTGAAGCTTCGCTCAGCTGCTATCTCCATGACTGTTCTATAG
- the LOC126619080 gene encoding uncharacterized protein LOC126619080 isoform X3, whose product MAILLLSLSPHPPNPPQNPNPTTPKPTISLPTSTPASSKRNLILKTTSLFLISLTPQQYPVAHSSPQAPPPPPRPALSGISNTKNWFQFFGDGFAIRVPPQFQDVQEPEAKDITDLGSLKEAAKIFIPVGSTVYSARAIRIKEEEGFRTYYFYEFGVQEQHAALVAAVNGGKTYIAGATAPQSKWNDDGVKLRSAAISMTVL is encoded by the exons ATGGCCATTcttcttctctccctctctccccacCCACCAAATCCTCCCCAAAACCCTAATCCCACTACCCCAAAACCCACAATCTCTCTCCCCACCAGCACTCCCGCCTCCTCCAAAAGAAACTTGATCCTCAAGACAACCTCCCTCTTCCTCATTTCTCTGACCCCTCAGCAATACCCAGTTGCCCATTCTTCACCACAAGCTCCACCGCCGCCTCCAAGACCCGCCCTTTCCGGCATCTCCAACACGAAAAACTGGTTCCAGTTCTTCGGCGATGGGTTCGCCATTAGGGTCCCTCCCCAGTTTCAGGACGTTCAGGAGCCTGAG GCCAAAGACATAACAGATTTAGGTTCCTTGAAGGAGGCAGCAAAAATCTTCATTCCAG TTGGATCAACTGTATACTCTGCCCGAGCTATAAGgataaaggaagaagaaggttttag GACTTATTATTTCTACGAGTTTGGTGTGCAAGAACAGCATGCAGCGCTTGTAGCTGCTGTTAACGGCGGAAAG ACATACATCGCTGGAGCAACTGCCCCGCAGTCTAAGTGGAACGATGATGGCGTGAAGCTTCGCTCAGCTGCTATCTCCATGACTGTTCTATAG
- the LOC126619077 gene encoding sodium/hydrogen exchanger 1-like: MTTRSLSTPRNFIYFSWSKNSKPSQHCPLGSDSDRLQIRPGECQSQIHKNPKKMAALETIRSQLPLQDSSFLSTSTVIALTVFFTLLCVCIIIGHLLEENRWANESITALLLGLVAGVVVLLVTGFESSKILIFSEDLFFLYLLPPIIFNAGFQVKKKQFFKNFTTILLFGIVGTVISFCLISLGAYLLFNRFGFTTLTTKDFLAIGAIFSATDSVCTLQVLNQDETPFLYSVVFGEGVVNDATSIVLFNAVQSLDVSNVGAATALTLLGNFLYLFFTSTLLGIAAGLMSAFIIKTLYFGRHSTDREVALMILMAYLSYMLAELLSLSGILTVFFCGIVMSHYTWHNVTESSRVTTKHAFATLSFIAETFIFLYVGMDALDIDKWKASNASPGTSVGVSSMLFGLVLVGRAAFVFPIANIKNCFQKREGTKIEFKNQFIMWWAGLMRGAVTIALSYNQFADTTESTSTQDSSLMITSTIIVVLFSTVVFGSITKPLISALIQPHAKANISDATDMPSLEDLRVLFLEAGEPSEGGNGEPSERGNGEPIRKPSNLRLLMTHPASTTAHYLWRKFDDKFMRPVFGGRGFVPFVPGSPSGAVEDQAAEHTEHTEHTS, translated from the exons ATGACAACAAGAAGCCTCAGCACTCCAAGAAActtcatttatttttcatggTCCAAAAACTCCAAACCATCTCAGCACTGTCCTCTCGGCTCCGATTCGGATCGACTTCAAATCCGACCAGGTGAATGCCAAAGTCAGATACACAAAAACCCAAAGAAAATGGCAGCTCTAGAAACCATACGGTCTCAGTTGCCACTTCAAGATTCCTCATTTCTCAGCACCAGCACTGTCATTGCACTCACTGTCTTCTTCACACTCCTCTGTGTTTGTATCATTATCGGTCATTTGCTCGAAGAGAACCGCTGGGCGAATGAATCGATCACGGCCCTTCTCTTG GGTTTGGTTGCTGGAGTGGTGGTGTTGCTGGTGACAGGGTTCGAAAGCTCGAAGATTTTGATCTTTAGCGAGGACTTGTTCTTTCTGTATCTACTGCCTCCAATCATTTTCAATGCTGG TTTCCAGGTCAAGAAAAAGCAGTTTTTCAAGAACTTCACCACAATTTTGTTGTTTGGAATCGTCGGTACAGTAATTTCTTTCTGCCTCATATCACTAG GTGCCTATTTACTTTTCAATAGATTCGGTTTCACAACTCTGACCACTAAAGACTTCCTAG CGATCGGTGCCATATTCTCAGCAACTGATTCAGTTTGTACATTGCAG GTTCTAAATCAAGATGAGACACCGTTTCTGTACAGTGTCGTGTTTGGGGAAGGAGTAGTGAATGATGCTACCTCCATTGTGCTTTTCAACGCAGTACAATCCCTAGATGTCAGCAACGTTGGCGCAGCTACAGCGTTGACCTTGTTGGGGAATTTTCTTTACCTCTTCTTCACCAGTACTCTTCTTGGTATAGCA GCCGGTCTGATGAGCGCTTTTATCATAAAAACGCTTTACTTTGGAAG GCATTCTACAGATCGTGAAGTTGCGCTGATGATTCTAATGGCTTATTTGTCATACATGTTGGCCGAG CTTCTGAGTCTCAGTGGAATTTTGACGGTGTTTTTCTGCGGCATAGTTATGTCACATTATACATGGCACAACGTTACAGAAAGCTCAAGGGTAACAACCAA GCATGCATTtgcaacattgtcattcatTGCAGAAACCTTTATATTCCTTTATGTTGGCATGGATGCCTTGGACATTGACAAATGGAAAGCCAGCAATGCAAG TCCAGGGACTTCAGTTGGTGTCAGTTCAATGCTGTTTGGACTCGTATTGGTCGGAAGGGCAGCATTTGTCTTCCCGATTGCAAACATCAAAAACTGTTTTCAGAAAAGAGAGGGTACGAAAATCGAGTTCAAAAACCAGTTTATAATGTGGTGGGCAGGCCTAATGAGGGGTGCAGTCACCATTGCTTTGTCATACAACCAA TTTGCAGACACCACCGAATCAACATCAACGCAAGATAGTTCTTTGATGATTACCAGTACCATCATTGTTGTTCTCTTCAGCACAGTG GTATTTGGCTCCATCACAAAGCCATTAATCTCAGCTCTGATACAGCCACATGCAAAAGCAAACATTTCAGATGCGACTGATATGCCAAGTCTAGAAGACTTGAGGGTACTTTTCCTGGAAGCCGGCGAGCCAAGCGAGGGAGGCAACGGTGAGCCAAGTGAGAGAGGCAACGGTGAGCCAATCCGAAAACCAAGCAACTTAAGGTTGTTAATGACACATCCAGCTTCTACAACTGCTCACTACTTGTGGAGAAAGTTTGATGACAAGTTCATGAGACCGGTATTTGGGGGACGGGGTTTCGTTCCATTTGTTCCTGGTTCACCAAGTGGTGCAGTAGAAGATCAAGCTGCAGAACATACTGAACATACTGAACATACTTCTTGA